A part of Apodemus sylvaticus chromosome 19, mApoSyl1.1, whole genome shotgun sequence genomic DNA contains:
- the LOC127669677 gene encoding keratin-associated protein 12-1-like, which translates to MCHTSCSSGCQPACCVSSPCQSACVPLSCRPSICVPVRCQVTCCVPVSCRPIVCMAPSCQSSVCVPVSCRPVCVTSSCQSSGCCQPSCPTLVCRPVTCSTPSCC; encoded by the coding sequence ATGTGCCACACTAGTTGTTCCTCAGGCTGCCAGCCAGCCTGCTGTGTGTCCAGCCCCTGCCAGTCAGCCTGTGTGCCCTTGAGCTGCAGGCCTTCCATATGTGTTCCTGTGAGATGCCAGGTGACCTGCTGTGTACCTGTGAGCTGCAGGCCTATTGTGTGCATGGCTCCCTCCTGccagtcctctgtgtgtgtgcccgtgaGCTGCCGGCCTGTCTGTGTGACTTCCTCCTGCCAGTCATCTGGATGCTGCCAgccctcctgccccaccctggTCTGCAGGCCTGTGACCTGTAGTACCCCCTCCTGCTGCTGA